From Mya arenaria isolate MELC-2E11 chromosome 12, ASM2691426v1, the proteins below share one genomic window:
- the LOC128211508 gene encoding isotocin receptor-like: protein MNGAYQSTVYGDKLLVLMPPLDCVTPHTECYMQVHNTSAPMENWIEMSNYVCYIAFPVILLIGLAGNFTNIFVLLKQFRTSMDTYLLGMSIASVFLIISTIVYNIQHYIGYIEILVPAQKYALISRDWFWFVTVWLLILMSLERSITVTSRKSQSLCSPTQAAIVVVLVYLIGFISALPRYWEYDVIQQGSLYHDKTFTLLRKSTNTKITEYKAIYYWYITSITIFLPTPLLLSMLFPLCYGTRQTVISRNYLFIKHNASTALILNRRLKEEIALTKLAIVMVFLYLLLVTPFLFFDLLSHFAPGLTQTGTPFFVALYNMFTLCFHSYYMWHQQIYFCCNKIYRLQFLSSCCCCC, encoded by the coding sequence ATGAATGGGGCCTACCAGTCTACAGTGTATGGTGACAAACTGCTGGTGTTGATGCCACCTCTAGACTGCGTCACACCCCATACAGAATGCTACATGCAGGTTCATAACACGTCCGCACCGATGGAAAACTGGATTGAAATGTCAAACTATGTGTGTTACATCGCCTTTCCCGTGATTCTCCTCATTGGATTAGCAGGGAATTTCACGAACATATTTGTGCTGTTAAAACAATTTCGGACGTCAATGGATACATATTTACTTGGAATGTCAATTgcaagtgtttttttaatcatttcgACCATAGTGTATAACATTCAGCACTATATTGGATACATCGAGATTCTAGTACCCGCCCAGAAATATGCGCTGATCAGCCGAGACTGGTTCTGGTTTGTGACAGTCTGGTTGCTCATCCTGATGAGCCTCGAACGCTCAATCACAGTCACCTCTCGGAAATCACAGTCCCTCTGCTCCCCGACCCAGGCAGCCATAGTTGTTGTCCTTGTCTACTTAATTGGCTTTATAAGTGCGCTTCCGCGTTACTGGGAGTACGACGTCATACAGCAGGGCAGCCTTTACCACGACAAGACTTTCACCTTACTACGGAAGTCCACAAATACCAAAATAACAGAATACAAGGCAATATATTACTGGTACATCACTTCCATAACGATATTTCTTCCAACGCCTCTGCTATTATCCATGTTATTCCCGCTGTGTTACGGCACTCGACAGACTGTCATCTCAAGAAACTATTTATTCATCAAGCACAACGCCAGTACAGCGCTCATTCTGAACAGAAGACTCAAGGAAGAAATAGCACTCACAAAACTTGCCATCGTGATGGTGTTTTTATACCTTCTTCTAGTCACACCGTTCCTTTTTTTCGACCTACTCTCACATTTTGCTCCAGGACTTACTCAGACTGGGACGCCATTTTTCGTGGCCCTCTACAACATGTTCACGCTGTGTTTTCATTCATACTACATGTGGCACCAGCAGATCTACTTCTGCTGTAACAAGATCTACAGGCTGCAGTTTCTATCATcatgctgctgttgttgttaa